A single Gammaproteobacteria bacterium DNA region contains:
- a CDS encoding SDR family oxidoreductase has protein sequence MRLENKIALVTAAASGMGRAGVVRFAAEGAQVAVVDIDQAALDAVVKEVTDAGGDAVGINADLTKDDECHRIVDDTIDAFGGLDLLWNHVGHPGPSAVEEIDPDDYEIAMDLNVRSVFMTTGRAIPHLRQRGGGSILFTASIAGLIGSPFSPVYSAAKWGVNGLMASLAGRLAADNIRVNSVCPGMVDTPMLKVFMARPDQETDREANLAMMRTLTPLGREAQPEEIANAALFLLSDEASYITGVALPVDGGFVSK, from the coding sequence ATGCGATTGGAAAACAAGATTGCGCTGGTAACAGCTGCAGCGTCCGGTATGGGACGCGCTGGCGTGGTCCGTTTTGCAGCAGAAGGAGCCCAGGTAGCCGTGGTAGATATCGACCAGGCAGCATTGGATGCGGTGGTTAAAGAAGTCACTGATGCCGGCGGCGACGCCGTGGGTATCAACGCAGACTTGACCAAAGATGATGAATGCCATCGTATTGTCGATGACACAATTGATGCCTTTGGTGGGTTGGATTTGTTGTGGAACCATGTTGGGCATCCCGGCCCATCGGCGGTCGAAGAGATTGACCCGGATGACTACGAAATCGCAATGGATTTGAACGTGCGGTCGGTGTTCATGACCACCGGGCGAGCGATACCACATCTGCGCCAGCGCGGTGGGGGCAGCATACTGTTCACTGCATCGATTGCCGGTCTGATCGGATCCCCTTTCAGTCCCGTCTATTCTGCCGCCAAATGGGGCGTAAATGGCCTGATGGCTTCGCTCGCAGGCAGACTGGCAGCAGATAATATCCGTGTAAACAGTGTCTGCCCCGGTATGGTCGACACACCGATGCTGAAGGTCTTTATGGCCCGCCCTGACCAGGAAACAGATCGAGAGGCGAACCTTGCGATGATGAGGACCCTGACACCATTGGGCCGCGAAGCCCAGCCGGAAGAAATTGCCAATGCAGCATTATTTCTGCTGTCGGATGAGGCATCCTATATTACTGGCGTCGCCCTACCAGTAGATGGCGGCTTTGTGTCCAAGTAG
- a CDS encoding malate/lactate/ureidoglycolate dehydrogenase — translation MIISHKNLRTLTKEIVTAAGSIGDEPQLVSDNLVEANLAGHDSHGIGMLPRYVASVQTGELIPNQHATIVVDHGAMVTIDGGAGYGQVIGTESMDIAIDRARKHGVCVMTIRRSFHLGRIGAWGERCAASGLLSMHHVNVVGHPGLVAPYRGSDARFATNPYCCTLPATATSPSVVLDMATSVIAHGKVRVAKNKGELLPDGVLLDGKGQPTNNPQAMFDSPPGAIQTFGTYKGYGLALINELLAGVFSGGGTCRPETEHGSDTILNNMFSVIIDPERLVDREFIHTETDATIAHIKASPPLVDEEPVLIPGDPERASNEARRQSGIPIDEESWRLFVQSGLSVGVSQDRINALATS, via the coding sequence ATGATCATCAGCCATAAGAACTTACGAACACTCACCAAAGAAATAGTGACCGCCGCAGGCAGCATAGGAGATGAGCCTCAGTTGGTGTCGGACAACCTAGTCGAGGCAAATCTCGCAGGCCACGACAGTCACGGTATTGGCATGCTCCCTCGTTATGTCGCCTCTGTGCAAACCGGTGAACTCATTCCTAATCAACATGCGACAATCGTCGTTGATCATGGTGCGATGGTTACCATTGATGGCGGCGCCGGCTATGGGCAGGTGATCGGCACAGAGTCCATGGACATTGCCATCGATCGAGCCCGCAAGCATGGGGTATGCGTGATGACCATACGGCGGTCCTTTCACTTGGGCCGCATAGGCGCCTGGGGAGAGCGCTGTGCAGCTTCAGGACTGCTGTCAATGCATCATGTCAATGTCGTCGGCCATCCCGGGTTGGTTGCGCCTTATCGTGGGTCGGATGCACGGTTCGCCACCAACCCCTACTGCTGCACGCTTCCGGCCACCGCAACCAGCCCATCGGTCGTTCTCGATATGGCCACCAGTGTAATTGCCCATGGCAAAGTCCGAGTTGCTAAAAATAAAGGGGAGTTGCTGCCAGATGGTGTTTTACTCGACGGTAAAGGGCAGCCCACAAACAACCCACAGGCCATGTTCGATTCCCCACCGGGCGCCATTCAAACCTTCGGTACCTACAAGGGCTATGGGCTTGCACTGATCAACGAGTTGCTTGCTGGAGTATTCAGCGGTGGGGGAACATGCCGACCCGAAACGGAACACGGTAGCGACACGATCCTCAACAATATGTTCTCGGTAATCATCGACCCTGAGCGCCTTGTCGACAGAGAGTTTATTCACACGGAAACCGACGCAACAATCGCCCACATCAAGGCGTCACCGCCTTTAGTAGACGAAGAACCTGTGCTGATCCCCGGTGATCCGGAACGCGCGAGCAATGAAGCGAGACGTCAGTCGGGCATACCAATAGATGAAGAAAGTTGGCGGCTGTTCGTGCAGTCAGGGTTATCAGTCGGTGTGTCTCAGGATCGGATTAATGCACTCGCCACAAGTTAA
- a CDS encoding amidase — protein MNEENFPEISQWSSDFQSGKVTPRDALELCLTRIDRFDAKLGAFEVVYEHEARQAADAATNAFDSGHRIGPFHGIPFALKDIIDLEGRITTGGSKVFEDRVSPATATVAKRLIAAGGILVGKTKTVEVAMGGWGTNQQMGTPWNPWDLKTHRTPGGSSSGSAVAVASGMVSCAVGTDTGGSVRGPSAWCGIVGLKTTEGQIPTDGIIPLSHTLDTAGPMARSVSDTALMYAVMLGQHPVDIDRDRSQGQGLYSEMSQGVAGLRLGVLNDLERTRVASDILDLYDAACDALAQLGVELVTFNGPMGFDDMKEATGVIIFSEGYFHHGDMYERQGAQIDTDVRPRILSGRTFSARDYVAALQQRQQDQQKFLRSLTGLSALLTPTIATPPIPLDEVDQASTPAYFTRAGNYLGLCGLSVPMGLTGDGLPGGLQILGRGSEEGMTLRIGAAFEQKTGPFPHPWLDS, from the coding sequence ATGAATGAGGAAAATTTTCCGGAAATCTCGCAATGGTCGAGCGATTTCCAGAGCGGGAAGGTGACACCCCGTGATGCGCTTGAACTTTGTCTCACTCGAATCGATCGGTTTGACGCCAAATTGGGTGCCTTCGAGGTTGTCTATGAACACGAGGCGCGCCAGGCGGCCGACGCCGCCACAAACGCTTTTGACAGCGGTCATCGGATCGGTCCTTTCCATGGTATCCCTTTTGCGCTCAAAGACATCATTGACCTGGAAGGGCGAATCACGACTGGCGGCTCTAAAGTGTTTGAAGATCGAGTCTCGCCGGCCACGGCGACGGTCGCAAAACGTCTGATTGCAGCTGGAGGCATCCTCGTTGGTAAAACGAAAACGGTCGAGGTTGCCATGGGCGGCTGGGGCACTAATCAGCAGATGGGCACGCCTTGGAATCCCTGGGATCTCAAAACCCACCGCACACCCGGCGGCTCCTCAAGTGGTTCCGCCGTGGCGGTGGCGTCAGGAATGGTGAGCTGTGCAGTCGGAACGGATACCGGTGGTTCAGTGCGTGGACCTTCGGCCTGGTGTGGCATCGTGGGTCTTAAGACAACCGAAGGGCAGATTCCAACTGATGGAATCATACCGCTGTCGCATACTTTGGATACGGCGGGACCGATGGCACGCAGTGTGTCAGATACGGCATTGATGTACGCGGTGATGCTCGGACAGCATCCTGTGGATATTGATCGAGACAGGTCCCAGGGTCAGGGTCTATATAGCGAGATGTCACAGGGAGTCGCGGGCCTTCGTTTGGGAGTGTTGAACGATCTCGAACGAACACGGGTCGCCAGCGATATTTTGGATCTTTACGATGCAGCCTGCGATGCGCTCGCGCAGCTGGGGGTAGAACTCGTGACCTTCAACGGCCCAATGGGCTTTGATGACATGAAAGAAGCTACCGGGGTGATCATCTTTTCTGAAGGGTATTTTCACCACGGTGACATGTACGAGCGGCAAGGTGCACAGATCGATACCGACGTACGACCTAGGATCTTGTCTGGACGTACCTTTTCGGCTCGAGACTATGTTGCTGCACTGCAGCAGAGGCAGCAAGACCAGCAAAAATTCTTGCGCAGCCTGACTGGCTTATCGGCATTGTTGACCCCAACAATTGCAACACCACCTATACCGTTGGACGAGGTCGACCAAGCGTCAACACCAGCGTACTTCACCCGTGCCGGTAACTACCTCGGGTTATGCGGATTGTCGGTGCCCATGGGTCTCACTGGCGATGGCTTGCCGGGCGGACTACAGATCCTGGGGCGGGGAAGTGAAGAGGGAATGACGTTACGGATTGGTGCGGCGTTCGAGCAGAAGACGGGACCCTTCCCTCACCCGTGGCTGGACAGCTAA
- a CDS encoding N-acyl homoserine lactonase family protein, translating to MADPESYEVFALCYAVRTNRKHHENFIGSAWTDPMHDQEEPIAYYVWVLKNANRTVVVDTGFDKAEWSRRTDSSGGIWQCEYDQSPAEGLAGMGIDARLVQDVIVTHLHYDHAGSLNDFPAARFHLQELEMQYATGPHMGHDYFAGAYTVDHVLDMVRNVYKGRVVFHAGDSEIVPGISVHHVGGHTMGMQCVRVMTARGWVVLASDASHFYANFEDKAPFPIVYNVADMLNGFDTLRNLASTVDHIVPGHDPLVMVRYPGAKNPGIGQIVRLDQSPTNL from the coding sequence ATGGCTGATCCCGAGTCTTATGAAGTATTTGCATTGTGTTATGCAGTGCGCACTAACCGAAAACACCATGAGAACTTTATCGGCAGTGCCTGGACCGACCCCATGCACGACCAGGAAGAACCGATTGCCTATTACGTGTGGGTTCTTAAAAACGCCAACAGGACTGTGGTCGTAGATACCGGCTTTGATAAAGCCGAGTGGAGTCGACGGACTGACAGCTCCGGCGGCATCTGGCAGTGTGAGTACGATCAGTCACCTGCGGAAGGGCTGGCTGGTATGGGCATTGATGCGCGACTGGTCCAGGACGTCATCGTGACACATTTGCATTATGACCATGCGGGCTCACTCAATGATTTTCCGGCCGCGCGATTTCACCTGCAGGAACTTGAGATGCAATATGCGACCGGCCCACATATGGGACATGACTATTTTGCCGGTGCCTACACGGTGGATCATGTGCTCGATATGGTGCGGAACGTGTACAAAGGGCGGGTGGTTTTTCACGCAGGAGACAGCGAGATAGTGCCCGGTATCAGCGTTCATCATGTGGGTGGACATACCATGGGCATGCAGTGTGTACGGGTGATGACAGCGCGAGGTTGGGTGGTACTGGCCAGCGATGCCAGTCATTTTTATGCCAATTTCGAAGACAAAGCGCCGTTTCCGATCGTTTATAACGTCGCGGACATGCTAAATGGATTCGACACGCTTCGGAACCTTGCCAGCACGGTCGATCACATCGTGCCGGGCCATGATCCTTTGGTAATGGTGCGCTATCCGGGCGCTAAAAATCCTGGCATAGGTCAGATCGTGCGGCTGGATCAAAGCCCCACGAATCTTTGA
- a CDS encoding NAD(P)-dependent oxidoreductase, whose translation MNPRKTIGIVGLGNMGYPIAQNLIKADYDIVGYEIDQARWQPTDHLLYVNSLEALIQQTSVLLLSLPDGHAVQGIFEQLLNASANHSFTVVDTSTIGAKASQAVEKLLRCSTLKYLDSPVSGGVRGAVAGTLAVMCAGPKNLYNEVLPILECFSANQFLIGPEPGQAQTLKVLNNFLSATALAASCEALHFGQTQGLDLQKMCDVVNVSTGMNTATLDKIPHQVVTNRFNAGFSNSLLLKDISLYLDGCDEAGITGEISRTVVQLWDNFVTSSPNDDATGIFRYTGKKKQEKL comes from the coding sequence ATGAATCCACGCAAAACCATTGGCATTGTCGGACTGGGTAATATGGGCTATCCGATAGCACAGAACCTGATAAAGGCGGATTACGATATCGTGGGGTATGAGATCGATCAGGCTCGGTGGCAGCCTACAGACCATTTGCTATACGTCAATAGTCTGGAGGCTTTGATCCAACAAACCTCCGTGCTACTGCTCAGCCTGCCGGACGGTCATGCTGTCCAGGGCATCTTCGAACAACTGCTAAACGCCTCTGCAAACCATTCATTCACCGTCGTGGATACGTCGACCATTGGTGCCAAAGCCAGCCAGGCTGTCGAAAAATTGCTTCGTTGTTCTACCCTCAAATATCTAGATAGCCCGGTTTCCGGTGGTGTTCGAGGTGCCGTTGCCGGCACGCTGGCTGTCATGTGCGCTGGACCGAAGAACCTTTACAACGAGGTATTGCCCATTCTCGAGTGCTTCAGTGCCAACCAATTCCTGATCGGCCCCGAACCCGGTCAGGCCCAGACACTCAAGGTCCTGAACAACTTTCTGTCCGCGACCGCCCTTGCAGCATCCTGTGAAGCGCTGCACTTTGGACAGACGCAGGGCCTGGACCTGCAGAAAATGTGTGATGTTGTCAACGTCTCTACCGGCATGAATACCGCAACACTGGACAAAATACCTCATCAGGTCGTTACCAATCGGTTTAATGCCGGATTTAGCAATTCACTACTGCTCAAGGATATCTCTCTTTACCTTGACGGCTGTGATGAAGCCGGAATAACGGGTGAGATCAGCCGCACTGTCGTCCAACTGTGGGACAATTTCGTCACATCGTCCCCGAATGACGATGCAACAGGCATATTTAGATACACAGGTAAAAAAAAGCAGGAGAAACTCTGA